From Paenarthrobacter sp. A20:
GTTGAGTAACCGCGAGAACGCAAGCATTTCAGAGGAAACCCGCACCCGGATCAACGACGCCGTGCAGGAATTGGGTTACCGCCCCAATGCCGGCGCTCGCGCGCTCGCGTCCCGACGCAGTGATTGGTACGGAATTGTCACTGAGATCGTCACTGCACCCTTCGCCGTCGACATCATCAAAGGAGCCCAGGACCAAGCCTGGCTTGACCGCCGGTTCCTGCTCATCGCGCCCTCCGACCAGGCCGATGCCGTAGGACCCAACCAGGGGCTGGAAGATGCTGCAACCGAAAAGCTGCTGGAACAACGAGTGGAAGGACTCCTGTACGCAGCCACCTTTCACCGGGGCGTCCACGTTCCGGTCAGTGCCAATGAAGTACCCACCGTCCTGATCAACTGCTTCGACGCAGACGGAAAGTTGCCCTCGATCGTCCCTGACGAGCGCGGTGGTGGTCGCGTGGCGGTGGAACATTTGCTCCAAGCCGGCCACACCCGGATTGGCGTCATCAACCTTGACCCAGATATTCCTGCTGCAGTGGGGCGACTGGAAGGTGCCCGCGAAGCACTCGCCGACGCCGGACTGGAGCTGGATCCGGAACTGGTGGTGTCCGGATATGCAACGGCCGACGGGGGCTACGACGCCGCGTGCCGGATCCTGGATCGCTACCCGGAAAGCGACAGGCCGACTGCGCTGTTCTGCCTCAACGACCGTATGGCGATGGGCGCCTATGACGCCATCAAAGAACGGGGACTGACCATCCCCGGGGACATCGCCGTGATCGGCTTCGACAACCAGGAACTCATTGCGGCCTACCTCCGGCCGAAATTGACTACCGTTGCGTTGCCTTTCGAAAAAATGGGCGCCCTGGGTGTCCAGACACTCGCCGCTCTTACAGCAGGACAGCCGATCCTTGCCGACCAGCAATTGGTCGGCTGTCCGCTGCTAGAACGCTCTTCGGTCTGACCGCGAAATCAACGTCGAAGAGCAAACCCTTACCCACCCCTTCACCTAGCGGATGAAGATAGGAAAGAGATAACCATCATGACACAACCCCGATACTTCCGGGCTGCCCGGATGACAGCGGCAAGCCTTGCAGTGGGCGCGATGCTGCTCACCGGCTGCACCGCCAACGTCGCCAAGACAGGGACCTCCGACGCGGGAGCGAACGCCAGCGCGTTCCTCACTATCCCGCGTGAGGACATGGGCACCTTCGTGCAGAACTTCAACCCGTTCGCACCCACGGTTAATCCCATGGTTCAGCAGTCCATCTACGAATCCCTCCTGATCTTCAACCCGGCAAAGGGCGACACGGTGCCGTGGCTCGCCACCGAGTGGAAGGCAGCAGAGGACGGCAAATCGGTCACCTTCACCCTTCGTGACGGCGTGAAGTGGTCCGACGGGCAGCCATTCGTGGCTGACGATGTTGCCTACACGTTCGAGCTCCAGAAGAAGATCAAGGGCGGCTTTGAGTATCTGGACACCGTCACGGCCGAGGGCAACAAAGTCACCTTCACCTTCAACAAGCCGTGGTCGCCAGCCCTCTACGACGTCGGCCAACTCAGCATCCTGCCCAAGCACATTTGGTCCGCGTTGCCGGACCCGGAAAAGGACGCGAACGCCAAGCCGGTAGGTACCGGACCCTATACAGAAGTGGATACTTTCCAGGCCCAGTCCTTCGTGCTGAAGAAGAATCCCAACTACTGGCAGCCTGGGAAGCAGAAGATCGCCGGCATCAAGATGCTCGCTTTCGCAGGAAACGACGGCGCCAACCTCGCCGCCGCGAACGGGGACGTGGACTGGGCTCCGCAGTACATTCCCAACATTGAAAAGACCTTCGTTTCCAAGGACAAGGAACACCGTCAGTACTGGTTCCCGGCCACTGGCGCCATGATCAACTGGCAACTCAACACCACCAAAGCGCCGTTCAACGACGTTGACGTGCGCAAAGCACTGAGCATGGCCGTGGACCGCGACCAGGTCACCAAGATCGGCATGAGCGGATACGCGAAGCCGGCGGACTGCACTGGACTCTCCGGGAACTATGAGACCTGGAAGAACGCCGCGGTCAAGGACAACTGCACGTGGACCAACCACGACGTGCAGAAGGCCAACGAGCTGCTGGACAAGGCAGGTTATCCCAAGGGAGCCGACGGGAAGCGCACGTTCAAGGACGGCAAGCCCTTCGAGTTCAAGATCTCCGTGGGCGCGACTTCTTCCGATTGGTTGTCCGTGGCCAACGTCATCGCGCAGAACCTGGCCGAGGTGGGCGTCACTGCCAAGGTGGAGTCCCCCGACTGGGCTGCAGTGGTGGCCGGCTACGAGACCGGCGAC
This genomic window contains:
- a CDS encoding LacI family DNA-binding transcriptional regulator; protein product: MAKSTTPGETVPVRQRGVTMKDVAKHAGVSRTAVSFVLSNRENASISEETRTRINDAVQELGYRPNAGARALASRRSDWYGIVTEIVTAPFAVDIIKGAQDQAWLDRRFLLIAPSDQADAVGPNQGLEDAATEKLLEQRVEGLLYAATFHRGVHVPVSANEVPTVLINCFDADGKLPSIVPDERGGGRVAVEHLLQAGHTRIGVINLDPDIPAAVGRLEGAREALADAGLELDPELVVSGYATADGGYDAACRILDRYPESDRPTALFCLNDRMAMGAYDAIKERGLTIPGDIAVIGFDNQELIAAYLRPKLTTVALPFEKMGALGVQTLAALTAGQPILADQQLVGCPLLERSSV
- a CDS encoding ABC transporter substrate-binding protein, whose translation is MTQPRYFRAARMTAASLAVGAMLLTGCTANVAKTGTSDAGANASAFLTIPREDMGTFVQNFNPFAPTVNPMVQQSIYESLLIFNPAKGDTVPWLATEWKAAEDGKSVTFTLRDGVKWSDGQPFVADDVAYTFELQKKIKGGFEYLDTVTAEGNKVTFTFNKPWSPALYDVGQLSILPKHIWSALPDPEKDANAKPVGTGPYTEVDTFQAQSFVLKKNPNYWQPGKQKIAGIKMLAFAGNDGANLAAANGDVDWAPQYIPNIEKTFVSKDKEHRQYWFPATGAMINWQLNTTKAPFNDVDVRKALSMAVDRDQVTKIGMSGYAKPADCTGLSGNYETWKNAAVKDNCTWTNHDVQKANELLDKAGYPKGADGKRTFKDGKPFEFKISVGATSSDWLSVANVIAQNLAEVGVTAKVESPDWAAVVAGYETGDFDSGIVWSANDPSPYKYFNTSMGTATVKPVGTKTFDNYHRFGDTKADALLSDFAAEADESKQKDIANKLQEEYNDVAPLVPLFSGPEWGAFNDTRFTGWPTEDNPYATLSVRSPTTVLVLTTLEPRK